In Nitrospirota bacterium, the following proteins share a genomic window:
- the dsrB gene encoding dissimilatory-type sulfite reductase subunit beta, translated as MSLPQRKTDIGPPHYKQFLPPVIQKNYGQWKYHEVLDPGTMVHVAESGDKIYTVRVASPRLLSTDTIREISDIADKYCEGYLRFTSRNNIEFLVSDKSKVEPLKKELKDKGYTVGGIGPRVSNVVHTQGWIHCHSACTDASGLVKAMMDELYDYFTTKELPNKVRLAVACCVNMCGAVHCSDIAIVAVHRKVPTIDHGRLANVCEIPTTIASCPTHAISPDPAKKSVKINPDRCMYCGNCFTVCPPIDIHDPENDGVAIVVGGKVGSLRSNPKFSKLAIPFFYNEPPRWPKVVAAVKNILETYARHAKQHERVGEWIERIGWEKFFKLTGIEFTFQHIDDFKFARETFRTAATFKW; from the coding sequence ATGTCATTACCACAGAGAAAAACAGATATAGGGCCGCCTCATTATAAGCAGTTTCTTCCACCTGTAATCCAGAAGAATTATGGCCAGTGGAAGTATCACGAAGTGCTGGACCCCGGAACAATGGTGCATGTGGCGGAAAGCGGTGATAAGATATACACCGTGAGAGTTGCATCGCCGAGGCTTTTAAGCACTGATACTATCCGTGAGATCAGCGATATTGCAGATAAATACTGCGAAGGCTATCTTCGCTTTACCAGCAGAAACAACATAGAGTTTCTCGTATCAGATAAGAGTAAGGTTGAGCCTCTTAAAAAAGAACTCAAAGACAAAGGCTACACTGTTGGAGGTATAGGCCCGAGGGTGAGCAATGTTGTTCATACTCAGGGATGGATTCACTGTCACAGTGCCTGCACCGATGCCTCTGGTCTGGTAAAGGCCATGATGGATGAACTTTACGATTACTTTACTACAAAAGAGCTCCCTAACAAGGTGAGGCTGGCAGTGGCGTGCTGTGTTAATATGTGTGGAGCTGTTCATTGTTCAGACATAGCCATAGTCGCTGTTCACAGGAAAGTACCAACGATAGACCATGGAAGGTTAGCGAATGTGTGCGAAATCCCTACAACCATAGCGTCCTGCCCCACACATGCTATAAGCCCTGACCCTGCAAAGAAAAGTGTAAAGATTAATCCTGACAGGTGCATGTACTGCGGAAACTGCTTTACTGTCTGTCCGCCAATAGATATCCATGACCCTGAAAATGATGGTGTTGCCATAGTGGTGGGTGGAAAGGTCGGCAGCCTGAGGAGCAATCCAAAATTCTCCAAGCTCGCAATTCCTTTCTTTTACAACGAACCTCCACGGTGGCCAAAGGTTGTTGCTGCTGTAAAGAACATCCTTGAAACTTATGCCAGGCATGCAAAGCAACATGAAAGGGTAGGCGAGTGGATAGAGAGAATTGGCTGGGAAAAGTTCTTCAAGCTTACAGGCATTGAGTTTACATTCCAGCATATTGACGATTTCAAATTTGCCCGTGAGACCTTCAGGACAGCGGCGACATTTAAATGGTAA
- a CDS encoding cobyrinate a,c-diamide synthase, with the protein MLNYSIPRVVVAGLSGGCGKTILSIALIAAWRKKGFKVVPFKKGPDYIDAGWLASAAGQPCYNLDPFLIGKEQLLCSFVEHAYGARIAVIEGNRGLYDGFDAEGTYSTAELAKLLQTPVIVVMDCTKVTRTAAALVLGLQKFDPSVKIKGVILNQVAGKRHESILRATINKYCNVPVLGAVPKLKEATLPERHMGLTPYQEHPEVEKAISAILEIAQNYLDLDEIWKIANGAVPLKAETRDKRQETNSVTRDKGQETSKYNNSSLVTRLSSLEKSLVTRHSSLEKSLVSEPALSLSKGHSSLRIGVIKDTAFQFYYPENFEELERRGVRIVEMSALTEKELPDIDALYIGGGFPETHAITIAENTNFPNSLRQAIENGLPVYAECGGLMYLGESLVLENKTYPMAGVLPVVFGLEKRPQAHGYSIIEVDMPNPYFRTGTILKGHEFHYSSILEFKEKNGVYTAFKMKRGLGIIDKRDGLCYRNVLATYTHVHALGTPEWVEGIISSAIMYRKQRSLDGGDKITELTN; encoded by the coding sequence ATGCTTAATTATTCAATTCCGAGGGTAGTTGTAGCAGGCCTCAGTGGCGGATGTGGTAAGACCATCCTTTCCATTGCCCTGATAGCGGCGTGGAGAAAAAAAGGCTTTAAAGTAGTCCCATTTAAGAAGGGGCCAGATTATATCGATGCGGGCTGGTTGGCCTCAGCAGCAGGCCAGCCCTGTTATAATCTGGACCCTTTTTTAATTGGTAAAGAGCAGCTTCTTTGTTCATTTGTAGAACACGCTTATGGAGCTCGGATTGCTGTTATTGAGGGCAACAGGGGCCTTTATGATGGTTTTGATGCTGAGGGCACTTACAGCACAGCCGAACTTGCCAAATTGCTTCAAACACCTGTTATCGTAGTCATGGATTGCACAAAGGTAACACGCACTGCTGCTGCTCTGGTCCTGGGGCTCCAGAAATTTGATCCATCAGTAAAGATTAAAGGTGTAATCTTGAATCAGGTTGCAGGTAAGCGACATGAATCTATATTGCGTGCAACAATAAATAAATACTGTAATGTGCCTGTATTGGGGGCTGTCCCAAAGCTGAAAGAGGCGACCTTGCCTGAGAGACATATGGGCCTTACCCCTTATCAGGAACACCCTGAAGTTGAAAAGGCTATTTCCGCTATCTTAGAGATAGCGCAGAATTATCTTGATTTAGATGAGATATGGAAGATTGCTAATGGGGCAGTGCCGCTTAAGGCAGAGACAAGAGACAAGAGACAAGAGACCAATTCAGTGACAAGAGACAAGGGACAAGAGACAAGTAAATATAATAACTCGTCACTCGTCACTCGTCTCTCGTCTCTTGAAAAGTCACTCGTCACTCGTCACTCGTCTCTGGAAAAGTCACTCGTCTCTGAGCCTGCCCTGAGCCTGTCGAAGGGCCACTCGTCACTAAGAATCGGCGTTATCAAAGATACTGCTTTCCAGTTTTATTATCCTGAAAACTTTGAGGAACTCGAAAGGCGTGGTGTCAGGATAGTTGAGATGAGTGCCCTAACAGAGAAAGAGCTTCCTGACATCGATGCCCTTTACATCGGTGGTGGTTTCCCTGAAACCCATGCAATAACCATTGCAGAGAATACTAATTTTCCAAACTCCCTGCGACAGGCCATTGAAAATGGGCTCCCTGTTTATGCTGAGTGTGGAGGCTTGATGTATCTGGGGGAAAGCCTTGTATTAGAAAATAAAACATATCCTATGGCCGGTGTGCTGCCAGTGGTTTTCGGTCTGGAAAAGAGGCCCCAGGCACATGGATATTCAATAATAGAGGTAGATATGCCCAATCCATATTTTAGGACAGGCACTATTTTAAAAGGCCATGAATTTCATTATTCGAGTATTTTAGAGTTCAAAGAAAAAAATGGGGTATATACTGCTTTTAAAATGAAACGTGGACTTGGGATAATAGATAAAAGGGATGGGTTGTGCTACAGGAATGTCTTAGCTACATATACCCATGTTCACGCCCTTGGGACGCCTGAATGGGTAGAGGGTATTATCAGCAGCGCAATAATGTATAGAAAGCAAAGGAGTTTAGACGGTGGAGATAAAATTACTGAATTAACTAACTGA
- a CDS encoding HEAT repeat domain-containing protein — protein sequence MTLREKVATMLDNSRFEELTDLGHRNKGVFRHLIALTYNKESAICWRAIEAIGKITGVISQEHPEVVRNLIQRLLWSMREESGGIGWSMAEILGEIIRNSPDIFSDILPIVVSFHEEEMFRAGVLRAIGRIGSISPALVNANIPLVRFYLDDHNPDVRASAAWTLGQLKADEGIDELQRLLNDCTPVTIYDNGELFQMTVGEVARKAMAMIKNNGENEKFDKY from the coding sequence ATGACCTTAAGGGAAAAGGTGGCAACCATGCTTGACAACAGCAGGTTTGAAGAACTGACTGATTTAGGGCATAGAAATAAGGGCGTTTTTAGACATCTTATAGCCCTTACCTATAATAAAGAGAGTGCCATCTGCTGGAGGGCGATTGAGGCAATAGGGAAAATAACAGGTGTAATATCACAGGAGCATCCAGAGGTTGTAAGAAACCTTATCCAGCGTCTGCTCTGGTCTATGCGCGAAGAATCAGGCGGTATCGGATGGAGTATGGCAGAGATACTCGGAGAGATAATCAGAAACAGCCCTGACATTTTTTCTGACATCCTACCTATCGTGGTCTCTTTCCATGAGGAAGAGATGTTCAGGGCGGGTGTATTGAGGGCTATAGGAAGAATCGGCAGTATAAGCCCTGCTCTGGTGAATGCAAATATTCCATTAGTTAGATTCTACCTTGATGACCATAATCCTGACGTAAGGGCATCAGCAGCATGGACACTTGGGCAACTTAAGGCTGATGAGGGGATAGATGAGCTTCAGCGGTTATTGAACGACTGCACTCCTGTGACAATTTATGACAATGGCGAGCTTTTTCAGATGACTGTCGGAGAAGTGGCCAGGAAGGCTATGGCTATGATAAAAAATAATGGGGAAAATGAAAAGTTTGACAAATATTAA
- a CDS encoding DUF3365 domain-containing protein, whose product MLKNLRLRARFTVILLIVFAISLPIMTFSSYYILKANAIREILEEANIFLVTMESARAYVGKTLRPKLFKELPGRFIVEGMSSTFVATNIANRMNEKLPNYYFKEATLNPLNPKNKVDAFEEEMVKKFRDGTLEKEWRGFKSTPDGEFYVIMRPVVVNDFDCLRCHSNPDIAPPEQREKYGTTNGYGWKMNEIVAVNTIIVPAEVPIKNAKKALILFTSLYGGFFLFLLIIINRVIKGSIISPIERFVIAAEEISRGRMDKEFDVKSNDEVRTLADAFTRLKLSLAKAMDILKKK is encoded by the coding sequence ATGCTTAAAAATCTCAGGTTAAGGGCAAGATTTACAGTAATACTGCTTATAGTCTTTGCAATATCTCTACCTATTATGACATTCAGCTCTTATTATATTCTTAAGGCGAATGCAATAAGGGAAATCCTTGAGGAGGCAAACATTTTTCTTGTTACTATGGAATCAGCGAGGGCATATGTAGGTAAGACCTTAAGACCAAAACTCTTCAAGGAATTACCGGGCAGGTTTATAGTTGAAGGCATGTCATCCACTTTTGTTGCTACAAATATTGCAAACAGGATGAACGAGAAATTGCCGAACTATTACTTTAAGGAAGCAACCCTGAACCCCTTGAATCCTAAGAATAAGGTTGATGCCTTTGAAGAAGAAATGGTTAAAAAATTCCGTGATGGAACACTTGAGAAGGAGTGGAGGGGTTTTAAAAGCACTCCTGATGGAGAGTTCTATGTGATAATGAGGCCTGTTGTGGTGAATGATTTTGACTGTCTGCGGTGCCATAGTAACCCTGATATTGCCCCACCTGAGCAAAGGGAGAAATACGGCACAACCAATGGATACGGCTGGAAAATGAATGAGATTGTTGCAGTCAATACCATTATTGTCCCTGCGGAAGTGCCTATTAAGAATGCAAAAAAAGCCCTTATACTCTTCACATCGCTTTACGGAGGTTTCTTTTTGTTCCTCCTGATAATAATAAATAGAGTGATAAAAGGCAGTATTATAAGTCCTATTGAGAGGTTTGTTATTGCTGCTGAGGAGATCAGCAGGGGCAGGATGGATAAGGAATTTGACGTAAAAAGCAATGATGAGGTCAGGACACTTGCAGATGCCTTTACAAGACTGAAACTGAGTCTTGCGAAGGCAATGGACATCCTGAAGAAGAAATAG